Proteins encoded together in one Anopheles darlingi chromosome 3, idAnoDarlMG_H_01, whole genome shotgun sequence window:
- the LOC125957430 gene encoding uncharacterized protein LOC125957430 — translation MWAVLRDTAVGLLAEIHSLQNEAKMSIIIAIVFMGLLELGRSQYLTNTVHKTSAATEKINDLWCYSCNATDDGESCIELSSGNNATYAKKCNPDEYICMVKQFSYTTSTENSTSTPKLWSLERRCINTCEAGCIIIGERTKLYACTSCCEKSYCNTGRARSASLIADFRTRTAALFALSLLVMFSVGKPILAPGPAL, via the exons ATGTGGGCAGTACTTCGCGATACGGCAGTCGGTTTGCTTGCCGAAATACACTCACTACAGAATGAGGCCAAAATGTCAATTATAATAGCGATTGTCTTTATGGGATTGCTGGAGCTGG GACGATCGCAATACCTAACCAACACTGTACATAAGACATCAGCTGCGACGGAGAAGATTAATGATCTGTGGTGCTACTCGTGCAATGCTACCGACGATGGCGAATCGTGCATCGAGCTGTCCTCCGGTAACAATGCGACCTACGCCAAAAAGTGTAATCCCGACGAGTACATCTGCATG GTCAAGCAGTTTTCCTACACGACCAGCACGGAAAACTCGACCTCCACACCGAAGCTGTGGTCACTGGAGCGGCGCTGCATCAACACGTGCGAGGCCGGTTGCATAATCATCGGCGAACGGACGAAGCTGTACGCGTGTACCAGCTGCTGCGAGAAGTCATACTGCAACACGGGCCGTGCCCGGTCGGCCAGCCTGATCGCAGACTTTCGGACACGCACGGCAGCCCTGTTTGCGTTGTCATTGCTCGTGATGTTTAGCGTAGGGAAACCGATTCTAGCACCAGGACCAGCGCTCTAG
- the LOC125955681 gene encoding uncharacterized protein LOC125955681 has product MSKETRRNVWKYDETKEMLQIMLENNFVQAFSTKHNTNVQIYRQIEKIMNERGFRHKTYEQIGVRWKNLKNLHMIAKRSNDLNERHLFPYYDEVDELVSLTKRKPRQITIQPKLSARPLNTKSRIVTIKAEPVEASPSSQSLHMEIALEDPDSAPDETVEERLEEDEEQVDDLPARAPRVRVYARRRMPPGPKQPTRLQSAIASSKQDLNDEFYRTQKRLIDYEFNLHAQREEEYMQQINLSTKELMEEHMEAFFVRLKEFMDEQRAELASITPDEDTPR; this is encoded by the coding sequence ATGAGTAAGGAGACCAGAAGAAATGTGTGGAAGTACGACGAAACGAAGGAGATGCTACAGATCATGCTGGAGAACAATTTCGTGCAGGCGTTCAGCACCAAGCACAACACAAACGTTCAAATCTACCGCCAAATCGAGAAAATTATGAACGAGCGAGGCTTCCGGCACAAAACGTACGAGCAGATTGGGGTGCGCTGGAAGAACCTGAAGAACCTGCACATGATAGCGAAGCGGAGCAACGATCTGAACGAGCGCCACCTTTTTCCCTACTACGACGAGGTGGACGAGCTGGTGTCCTTGACGAAGCGGAAACCGCGCCAAATCACAATCCAACCAAAGCTCTCCGCTCGGCCGCTTAATACTAAAAGCCGGATTGTCACCATTAAGGCAGAACCCGTCGAAGCCAGCCCGTCCTCCCAAAGCCTACACATGGAGATCGCCCTGGAAGATCCCGATAGCGCTCCGGATGAAACCGTAGAGGAGAGATtagaggaggacgaggaacaGGTTGACGATCTTCCGGCACGAGCCCCCCGTGTCCGTGTTTATGCAAGGCGTCGTATGCCACCCGGACCGAAACAACCAACCCGATTGCAGTCAGCGATAGCTTCCAGCAAGCAAGATCTCAACGACGAGTTCTATCGCACCCAGAAGCGGTTAATTGATTACGAGTTCAATTTGCACGCCCAGCGGGAGGAAGAGTACATGCAGCAAATCAATTTGAGCACGAAGGAGCTGATGGAGGAACACATGGAAGCGTTTTTCGTTCGGCTAAAGGAGTTTATGGACGAGCAGAGAGCGGAACTGGCAAGTATCACGCCAGACGAGGACACTCCACGATAA
- the LOC125957396 gene encoding putative inactive tyrosine-protein kinase Wsck, producing the protein MVTAICRSSFLAVAVAVVVLSLFHKIVVAEKRSFFGCYERDRFARLAMTTDSLDECVNNCEESFHRYAVLSDSRCSCTNTIRTRVVEDRECGLSCGKQPDMSCGGVNAQSLYETGIEVAGPVRNLRLENSSKQEATITIRWDLPSEDGAQVEQFQIIAEATRTYASYRIHPLRWSLPNTTSTFELSNLTPGTDYNVTVVSLSLKGEGGRASILGSTEIGIPDPEPEEPIILRRLGSTILIKIPRATNNNGPVSYYRVVVHYVNGELIQQIEESQLNTFQKSKENRVPYYIAAELEMKDDDSLHFTVGDGREYRSYFNPPITVRAHVHISIGVVSVRNHVVKVRYATTTHEQHQYPDHQHVNLKTVEIERNETLITILTVACILFGIVLTAAIILYIYLRYKTPSANPRPFADHHELTLQGPILEVENNGFMPDIYEQRGFEAELRDIIDGLEQSKHHARKYLSLNINHILGSGKYGDVLAGSLQQGQDQDIPAHVHVVTDDMESVDQIAFLNEFRRLTALEEHANVILFLGVCVTPDWCYLLFEQMQTTLKQTLLNARVPSNVNSAKFSTISEEIVVNILCLVCDGMQFLADNNLMSKKLCARTVYVNTKFEVKVSAFGPPLYAEGTEKCIDIARWHAPEVIKFQNHSVKGDVWSFGLLIWECCCLGATPFGSTTTDNLFAAIRSGQKPERPAFMFEDLYQLCLNCWDLDASDRPSFIELRNYLRQTLPMLRYLLSFERKQSLQLPPYLPHLEMVE; encoded by the exons ATGGTGACCGCGATTTGTAGATCATCAttcctggcggtggcggtggcggtggtggtgctttcgcTGTTCCACAAGATTGTGGTTGCCGAAAAGCGATCCTTCTTCGGTTGCTATGAACGTGATCGTTTTGCCCGGCTTGCCATGACGACCGATAGTTTGGACGAGTGCGTCAACAATTGCGAAGAAAGTTTCCATCG ATATGCTGTGCTGTCCGATTCACGTTGCAGCTGCACCAACACGATCCGAACTCGCGTTGTGGAGGATCGCGAATGTGGACTGTCCTGTGGCAAGCAGCCGGACATGAGCTGTGGTGGTGTGAATGCGCAAAGTTTATACGAAACCGGCATCGAAGTGGCCGGTCCGGTGCGTAATCTGCGTCTCGAGAACAGCAGTAAACAGGAAGCGACCATCACGATCCGCTGGGATCTTCCATCGGAAGATGGTGCCCAGGTTGAACAGTTTCAGATAATTGCCGAAGCGACGCGTACATACGCAAGCTATCGGATCCATCCACTACGATGGTCCCTACCAAATACGACCAGCACCTTCGAGCTGTCCAACCTTACGCCCGGTACGGATTACAACGTAACGGTCGTTTCACTGTCCctgaaaggggaaggaggtcGAGCCAGCATACTCGGTAGCACGGAGATCGGCATCCCTGACCCGGAACCAGAAGAACCGATCATTTTGCGTCGCCTTGGATCAAcgattttgataaaaatccctcgtgccaccaacaacaatgggCCCGTAAGCTACTATCGCGTCGTGGTGCACTACGTCAACGGGGAGCTGATACAGCAGATCGAAGAGAGTCAGTTGAACACGTTCCAGAAGTCGAAGGAAAACCGTGTCCCGTATTATATCGCGGCCGAGCTGGAGATGAAGGATGACGATTCGCTCCACTTTACGGTCGGTGATGGGCGGGAGTATCGCAGTTACTTCAATCCACCGATCACGGTACGAGCGCACGTGCACATTTCGATTGGTGTGGTAAGCGTTCGGAATCACGTCGTCAAGGTGCGTTATGCGACGACCACTcacgagcagcaccagtacccGGATCATCAGCACGTGAATCTGAAAACGGTGGAAATTG AACGGAATGAAACACTCATCACAATCCTTACCGTCGCGTGCATCCTGTTCGGTATCGTGCTGACGGCGGCCATCATTCTGTACATTTATCTGCGCTACAAGACACCGTCGGCGAATCCGCGCCCCTTCGCCGATCACCACGAGCTAACGCTGCAAGGGCCCATCCTGGAGGTAGAGAACAATGGCTTCATGCCGGACATCTACGAGCAGCGCGGTTTCGAGGCGGAACTGCGCGACATAATCGATGGGCTAGAGCAATCGAAGCATCACGCCCGAAAGTACCTTAGCCTGAACATTAACCACATACTGGGTAGCGGAAAGTACGGTGATGTACTGGCCGGTAGTCTACAGCAAGGCCAAGATCAAGACATACCGGCACATGTGCACGTCGTTACCGATGATATGGAAAGTGTGGACCAGATAGCGTTTCTGAATGAATTCCGGCGTCTAACGGCATTGGAGGAGCACGCTAATGTGATCCTGTTTCTGGGTGTCTGCGTGACGCCCGACTGGTGCTATCTGCTGTTTGAGCAGATGCAAACGACCCTCAAGCAAACGCTGCTGAATGCACGCGTCCCGAGCAACGTGAATAGCGCAAAGTTCTCGACCATCTCCGAGGAGATTGTCGTCAATATactgtgtctggtgtgtgaTGGTATGCAGTTTCTAGCGGACAATAAT TTGATGAGTAAGAAGCTATGCGCTCGTACCGTGTACGTAAACACTAAATTCGAGGTGAAAGTAAGCGCCTTCGGACCTCCATTATATGCCGAAGGTACGGAGAAGTGCATCGACATTGCACGCTGGCACGCACCGGAAGTCATCAAGTTTCAGAATCACAGCGTCAAAGGCGATGTGTGGTCTTTTGGTCTGCTGATTTGGGAGTGCTGCTGTTTGGGTGCGACACCATTCGGGTCGACGACTACGGACAATCTCTTTGCCGCCATACGGTCCGGACAGAAACCGGAACGGCCCGCGTTCATGTTCGAAGATCTGTACCAGCTGTGCCTGAACTGTTGGGATCTGGATGCGAGCGATCGGCCCAGCTTCATCGAGCTGCGCAACTATCTGCGGCAAACGCTACCGATGCTGCGGTACTTGCTATCGTTCGAGCGGAAGCAAAGTTTACAGCTGCCCCCGTACTTACCTCACCTGGAGATGGTCGAATGA
- the LOC125957414 gene encoding uncharacterized protein LOC125957414, whose amino-acid sequence MELELPNNPQLLAELVNGYRVLLQQQITQHLKRHRDHLARMRKRFAQKLARRLARNYELFMRKRRHLGSQISPAIPKKPVPLQIKQYSRRWWKSVANGKEHFNEELFRMDYACFQLLCERLNDELAAESITHHWIPLTIETKAAIALYVLGTGADYRKVAHEFEVPMSTVQKCLLTFCNAVVNVFLEEEELIYLPVDDHIDELEDTVEEFEQLANIPRAMGVLDCMHIAIVPPVDESQFYVNSNGWASVILQAVVDGKGCFMDVSQHSGCTNDETALFESPLYETMDRQQLPMAMLNDKLTAPFLLADSGYPLLPWLMTPYHGENLSLAHRSFNVYMARARAIASKAFERLTGRWNLLQGTVHLDISIVPTAIMACCLLHNFLEFEKASYNEEWSESTIEAEAVSEQPFWLCPIVDEEGEEIRNHLSDYMEDNFPVVIDDI is encoded by the exons ATGGAGCTGGAGCTCCCAAATAACCCTCAATTACTGGCGGAGCTGGTCAATGGATaccgcgtgctgctgcagcaacaaatCACACAGCATCTTAAGCGACATCGCGATCACCTCGCTCGCATGAGAAAGCGATTCGCACAGAAACTAGCCCGACGTCTGGCCCGGAACTACGAGCTTTTCATGCGGAAAAGGCGGCACCTGGGGAGCCAAATTTCCCCGGCCATCCCGAAGAAGCCGGTTCCCCTACAAATCAAACAGTACAGTCGCAGATGGTGGAAAAGTGTCGCCAACGGGAAGGAACACTTCAACGAAGAGCTGTTCCGCATGGATTACGCTTGTTTCCAGCTGCTTTGCGAACGGCTAAACGATGAATTAGCGGCCGAGAGCATCACACACCACTGGATACCACTAACGATTGAGACAAAGGCCGCTATCGCGTTGTATGTGCTCGGCACGGGAGCTGACTATCGGAAGGTTGCCCACGAGTTTGAGGTGCCCATGAGCACGGTACAAAAGTGTCTGTTGACCTTCTGTAACGCGGTGGTGAACGTGTTtctggaggaagaggagcttATCTATCTACCAGTCGATGACCACATCGATGAACTGGAGGATACGGTGGAGGAATTCGAACAACTAGCCAACATACCACGGGCTATGGGAGTCCTCGACTGTATGCATATCGCCATCGTCCCGCCAGTAGATGAATCGCAGTTCTACGTCAACAGCAACGGATGGGCCTCGGTGATACTGCAAGCGGTAGTGGATGGCAAAGGCTG TTTCATGGACGTATCGCAGCACTCTGGATGCACGAACGATGAAACCGCTCTGTTCGAGTCACCCCTATACGAAACGATGGATAGACAACAGTTG CCAATGGCAATGCTAAATGACAAGCTCACGGCCCCGTTTCTATTGGCGGACAGCGGATATCCTTTGCTCCCGTGGCTCATGACACCGTACCATGGGGAGAACCTGTCACTGGCGCACCGATCCTTTAACGTTTACATGGCCCGAGCCCGTGCCATCGCTAGTAAAGCGTTCGAACGATTAACCGGCCGCTGGAATCTATTACAAGGTACCGTACACTTGGACATTTCGATTGTACCTACCGCCATCATGGCCTGCTGTCTGCTGCACAACTTTCTCGAGTTTGAGAAGGCATCTTACAACGAGGAATGGAGTGAGTCAACGATTGAAGCGGAAGCTGTATCGGAACAGCCCTTCTGGCTCTGCCCTATCGTGGATGAGGAGGGCGAGGAAATCCGGAACCACTTGAGCGACTACATGGAGGACAATTTCCCCGTCGTAATCGACGACATTTGA
- the LOC125957399 gene encoding cholinesterase, with protein MASLLVALVMLVMLRCQGAAGRDPPTVTIPDQGTVMGMYMKMFRTQRVVAYLGLPYAQAPVAEKRFTPPVVDNLPSWEGVKNATSPAPHCWHMPRDTHRRHNQLFMELIQMNDDAGTERQYDEDCLFLNIYIPDKNRMPAIVCIVHALESVAAVEGPRSSGRKAIGKPSVANTVPSYGVAIFPPVKDPVVRPRLRDQINCTNYAGSGTAIVRAVSGRSSTNLVPAASQCVATTMPTDGYSVLVTFPTGDFDGDTPFTLNPFQMVFKQKIIVVTVGYRLGIFGFFTSVDGEAPGNFGLMDQSAALLWVKRNIRLFNGNEESITIMGHGTGAICVGLHLMSGEWTDDMFHKAILMSGSVLMDSSVRPAKQYASALDELATAFGCFRRPTTKLMDCLRRVDAQILAENSPPIEWGPVIDRGLSNTTTPFISDHPNMLVHQGKLRKVPLLIGHTDMEEVLELTMGDVVEHGLGVEMFETLLGDVVMNDLAEMDFNETLCGGNMDIVMEAVHYQYKPYPPTTDPLALRRKYIEFATERKYVAPTIELAMHMSQQADTYVYRFDIKPRTAVALKDIPEWVGVPHNFELIFLWGMPYWLALADQMQWDSADKRVADIVMTMWANFAKFTNPTQVGVYIRWEKFTVTEPGVLIIDRSFNMSDHTTMSFGAVKFWNHYYPSVINFAAQCCNATFSGSASKHLASGVAVVLCAVLLQSFAYVHTRFLLVRPT; from the exons ATGGCTTCGCTGCTGGTTGcactggtgatgctggtgatgcttcGGTGCCAAGGTGCCGCAGGTCGTGACCCACCGACGGTGACAATACCCGACCAGGGCACGGTGATGGGCATGTACATGAAGATGTTCCGGACGCAGCGAGTCGTCGCGTATCTCGGCCTGCCGTACGCACAAGCACCGGTCGCTGAGAAACGCTTCACACCACCCGTCGTCGACAATCTGCCGAGCTGGGAGGGTGTAAAGAATGCCACGAGTCCGGCACCGCACTGTTGGCATATGCCACGGGATACGCACCGGCGCCACAACCAGCTGTTTATGGAGCTGATCCAGATGAACGACGATGCGGGCACCGAGCGGCAGTACGACGAGGATTGTCTCTTCCTCAACATCTACATACCGGACA aaaacaggaTGCCAGCCATCGTTTGCATCGTGCACGCGTTGGAGTCGGTGGCCGCGGTTGAAG GTCCACGTAGTAGCGGTCGGAAAGCCATCGGAAAGCCATCGGTCGCCAACACCGTGCCCTCATATGGTGTCGCCATTTTCCCGCCGGTAAAGGATCCGGTGGTGCGACCACGATTGCGTGACCAAATTAATTGTACCAACTACGCCGGTAGTGGGACGGCTATAGTACGG GCCGTTTCCGGAAGGAGTTCAACGAACCTGGTGCCGGCGGCTAGCCAGTGTGTGGCCA CTACAATGCCTACGGATGGTTACTCGGTGCTGGTGACGTTTCCAACGGGCGACTTTGATGGAGACACACCGTTCACGTTGAACCCGTTCCAGATGGTGTTCAAGCAGAAGATCATCGTTGTGACGGTGGGCTACCGGTTGGGCATCTTTGGTTTCTTCACCAGCGTGGACGGTGAGGCACCGGGGAACTTTGGCCTGATGGACCAGTCGGCCGCCCTGCTCTGGGTAAAACGGAACATCCGTCTGTTCAACGGTAACGAGGAATCGATCACAATCATGGGCCACGGCACCGGGGCGATCTGCGTGGGATTGCATCTGATGTCGGGCGAGTGGACGGACGACATGTTCCACAAGGCGATCCTGATGTCCGGCAGTGTGCTGATGGATTCGAGCGTCCGACCTGCCAAGCAATATGCATCCGCTTTGGACGAGCTGGCGACCGCTTTCGGATGCTTTCGTCGGCCGACCACAAAGCTGATGGATTGCTTGCGGCGGGTGGATGCCCAAATCCTGGCCGAGAACTCACCACCCATCGAGTGGGGTCCGGTGATCGATCGGGGTCTCAGCAACACGACCACACCCTTCATCTCGGACCATCCGAACATGCTGGTACACCAGGGTAAGCTGCGCAAGGTACCGCTCCTGATCGGCCATACGGATATGGAGGAGGTGCTGGAGCTGACGATGGGTGATGTGGTCGAGCATGGTCTCGGCGTCGAGATGTTCGAGACGCTGCTCGGTGACGTCGTTATGAACGATCTTGCCGAGATGGACTTTAACGAGACGCTGTGCGGTGGTAACATGGACATCGTGATGGAAGCGGTCCACTATCAGTACAAACCGTACCCACCGACCACGGATCCGCTGGCACTGCGCCGGAAGTACATCGAGTTTGCGACGGAGAGGAAATACGTGGCGCCCACTATCGAGCTGGCCATGCACATGAGCCAACAGGCGGACACGTACGTGTATCGGTTCGACATCAAACCACGTACGGCGGTGGCCTTGAAGGATATTCCCGAGTGGGTTGGAGTACCGCACAACTTCGAACTGATCTTCCTGTGGGGAATGCCGTACTGGCTGGCACTGGCCGACCAGATGCAGTGGGATAGCGCCGATAAGCGAGTGGCCGACATCGTGATGACCATGTGGGCCAATTTTGCAAAGTTTACCAATCCGACGCAGGTGGGGGTGTACATTCGGTGGGAAAAGTTTACCGTCACCGAGCCGGGCGTgctgatcatcgatcgatcgttcaacATGAGCGACCACACGACGATGAGCTTCGGTGCGGTCAAATTCTGGAATCACTACTACCCGAGCGTCATCAACTTTGCGGCCCAGTGCTGCAATGCTACGTTCAGCGGTTCGGCCAGTAAGCACCTCGCGTCCGGCGTTGCggtcgtgttgtgtgccgtcCTGTTACAATCATTCGCTTACGTGCACACGAGATTCCTGCTGGTGCGGCCGACGTAG